One window from the genome of Marinobacter sp. es.048 encodes:
- a CDS encoding ArnT family glycosyltransferase, which translates to MPASPFVRHLPDTVFNLSRNQLLLLLLAFAAVVIFTGIGLRSPWPADEPRFAEVAREMVASGQWLIPMRGGEFYPDKPPVFMWSIAFFYWLTGNLKIAFLLPNALCSLLTLGLFFDLGTRLWNQRTGAIAVMLLMLAPQFVIQAQKAQIDAMVACWIAVACYGLIRHFFTGPAWGWYFVGWAFMGLGIITKGVGFLPALMLIPIVIMKLRDRALFRGTLTWRCALGPLAMLAVVAAWLIPMVLYVNNLGTEEALAYRNNILFKQTGERYADSWGHIQPWYYYLTSVIPSLWFPLPLLLLALIRPLSETARYRPIIPVLLGWIALVIVFFSLSPGKRGVYLLPALPMLALILAPLLSSQKPAGWFPPLLTGVQFLLGIALMAVGVLAWNDHPRLVEKVADYSTDPAKLHEAGTFVFVIGLAWLITLFGFWRSRALGRLFLAMMITWLLLGTWGYRILEPLRTPRNVLAAAEQHIPPGGQLGMIDFREQFLLFSKRDFTHFSFFTGREQENRNAWLWMKETANSYLLVADQIELSCFTQEGAIHLGTAHRDNYLLLTDEQMSPGCAPPDKGKWFTTPEPGSWQD; encoded by the coding sequence ATGCCTGCATCACCCTTCGTCCGCCACCTGCCGGACACCGTGTTTAACCTGTCCCGCAATCAACTCCTGCTGTTACTGTTGGCCTTTGCCGCAGTCGTGATTTTTACCGGGATCGGACTACGTTCCCCCTGGCCTGCCGACGAACCGCGGTTCGCGGAAGTGGCCCGCGAAATGGTCGCCTCCGGGCAATGGCTGATCCCCATGCGGGGTGGTGAGTTCTACCCGGACAAGCCACCGGTGTTCATGTGGAGTATTGCCTTCTTTTACTGGCTGACCGGCAACCTGAAGATTGCATTCCTGCTGCCCAATGCGCTGTGTAGCCTGCTGACATTGGGACTGTTCTTTGATCTGGGCACCCGCCTGTGGAACCAGCGGACCGGTGCCATCGCAGTAATGTTGCTGATGCTTGCGCCCCAGTTCGTGATCCAGGCCCAGAAAGCCCAGATCGACGCCATGGTCGCCTGCTGGATTGCGGTTGCCTGCTACGGCCTGATCCGACACTTTTTCACCGGGCCCGCCTGGGGCTGGTACTTCGTTGGCTGGGCGTTTATGGGGCTCGGGATCATCACCAAAGGGGTTGGCTTCCTGCCGGCGCTGATGCTCATTCCGATCGTGATCATGAAGCTTCGCGATCGCGCACTGTTCCGTGGCACGCTCACCTGGCGCTGCGCACTGGGCCCGCTGGCCATGCTGGCAGTGGTTGCCGCCTGGCTGATTCCCATGGTGCTTTACGTTAACAATCTCGGCACCGAAGAGGCCCTGGCCTATCGGAACAATATCCTGTTCAAGCAGACCGGCGAGCGCTATGCCGACTCATGGGGCCATATCCAGCCCTGGTACTATTACCTCACCAGCGTAATTCCCTCGCTCTGGTTTCCTCTTCCGCTGTTGCTGCTGGCCTTGATCCGGCCCCTGTCTGAAACTGCCCGGTACCGGCCGATTATTCCTGTACTTCTGGGCTGGATTGCCCTGGTCATCGTGTTTTTCAGCCTCAGCCCCGGCAAGCGCGGTGTTTACCTGTTGCCAGCATTGCCCATGCTGGCGCTGATTCTCGCCCCGCTGCTCAGCAGCCAGAAGCCGGCTGGCTGGTTTCCGCCGCTCCTGACAGGCGTGCAGTTCCTGCTCGGTATCGCGTTGATGGCGGTTGGCGTCCTGGCCTGGAACGACCACCCCAGGCTGGTTGAAAAAGTGGCCGACTACAGCACCGACCCGGCCAAACTGCACGAGGCGGGGACGTTCGTCTTCGTCATAGGACTGGCCTGGCTGATCACCCTGTTCGGGTTCTGGCGCTCCCGTGCGCTGGGGCGTCTGTTCCTGGCCATGATGATCACCTGGCTGCTGCTGGGCACCTGGGGCTATCGAATTCTTGAGCCGCTTCGAACTCCTCGCAACGTTCTGGCAGCCGCAGAACAGCATATCCCGCCCGGCGGGCAGCTCGGCATGATCGACTTCCGGGAACAGTTCCTGCTGTTTTCAAAGCGCGATTTCACCCATTTCAGCTTCTTCACCGGCCGGGAACAGGAGAACCGAAATGCCTGGCTATGGATGAAGGAAACCGCCAACAGCTATCTCCTTGTTGCCGATCAGATTGAGTTATCCTGTTTCACCCAGGAAGGCGCTATTCACTTGGGTACAGCCCACCGGGACAATTACCTTTTATTGACTGATGAACAAATGAGCCCCGGCTGCGCACCACCAGACAAGGGCAAATGGTTTACCACGCCTGAGCCCGGCAGTTGGCAAGATTGA